In Strix aluco isolate bStrAlu1 chromosome 33, bStrAlu1.hap1, whole genome shotgun sequence, the following proteins share a genomic window:
- the EIF3K gene encoding eukaryotic translation initiation factor 3 subunit K — protein MLSARPRRKRKLPRPPEPGAAPPLPAALRVMALFEQMRANVGKLLRGIDRYNPENLATLERYVETQAKENAYDLEANLAVLKLYQFNPAFFQTTVTAQILLKALTNLPHTDFTLCKCMIDQAHQEERPIRQILYLGELLETCHFQSFWQALDENMELLDGITGFEDSVRKFICHVVGITYQHIDRWLLAEMLGDLSEAQLKVWMSKYGWTEPEPGRIFICNQEESIKPKNIVEKIDFDSVSSIMASSL, from the exons ATGCTCAGCGCGCGCCCCCGCCGGAAGCGGAAGTTACCGCGCCCGCCGGAGCCTGGGGCCGCCCCTCCGCTTCCGGCGGCTCTGCGCGTCATGGCGCTGTTCGAGCAGATGCGGGCGAACGTGGGCAAACTGCTGCGGGGCATCGACCG GTACAACCCCGAGAACTTGGCCACGCTGGAGCGCTACGTGGAGACACAGGCCAAGGAAAACGCCTACGACCTGGAGGCCAACCTGGCCGTGCTGAAACt GTACCAGTTCAATCCCGCCTTCTTCCAGACCACCGTCACGGCCCAGATCCTGCTGAAGGCGCTGACCAACCTCCCGCACACGGATTTCACCCTCTGCAAGTGCATGATCGACCAGGCCCAC caggAAGAGAGACCCATCAGGCAGATCCTCTACTTGGGGGAGCTGCTGGAGACCTGCCACTTCCAGTCCTTCTGG CAAGCTCTGGATGAGAACATGGAGCTGCTGGATGGGATCACCGGCTTCGAGGACTCCGTGAGGAAAT TCATCTGCCACGTGGTGGGAATCACCTACCAGCACATCGACCGCTGGCTGCTGGCCGAGATGTTGGGGGACCTCTCGG aggcTCAGCTGAAGGTTTGGATGAGTAAATACGGCTGGACGGAGCCGGAGCCCGGGCGGATCTTTATCTGCAACCAGGAGGAGAGCATCAAACCCAAGAACATCGTGGAGAAGATCGACTTTGACA GTGTTTCCAGCATCATGGCGTCCTCCCTCTGA